ATCTGTAATTACAAATAAATCGTGTTTTAAGGCTAAATCCTTCAATTGTTCTAGCTCCTCATGCGAGTACATGTAACCCGTTGGATTGCTTGGACTACAAATGAGAATGGCCTTGGTTTTAGGGGTGATTAATTTTTCAAAATCAGCAATAGGCGGGAGGGCAAAGCCGTCTTCTATATGGGAAGTTACGGGTACAAATTTTACATCGGTCTCGTTGGCAAATCCGTTATAATTTGCATAAAAAGGTTCTGGGACTATGATTTCGTCTCCTACATCGGCAATGGCGTTAAATGTGAAAAATAGCGCTTCTGAACCGCCATTGGTGGAGATGATTTCATCTGCCGAGATTGGAATATTTCTCTCATTGTAGTAATGGCTAAGGGCATCGCGATATTCTTGCGTGCCCTCTGAACTGGTGTATGACAAAATATTTTTTTGCCAGTTTTTTAGCGCATCTATGGCGCATTGGGGGCTATCGATGTCGGGTTGTCCAATGTTTAGATAAAAAACTTTTTTCCCCTCTTTTTCTGCTTTTTTAGCATAAGGCATAAGCTTTCTAATGGGAGATTCCGGCATTTTAAGTGCTCGATTAGATATTTTTGTCATAACAATAGTTTAAGATATTTTGTGAACGAATTTAATAATTGGTATTGTTTTTGTGTCTAATTAAATCAGTTGTAAAGATACAAAAATTAATAACTAATAAAACATAAAATTATGAGTAAAGCAAAACAAACAGGTACTATCTTAGGAAGTTTAGTTATAGGAGCATTGGCTGGCGGAATCGCAGCTTTATTGCTTACGCCACAAAGTGGAGAGGAAACTAGAGAAAAATTAAAAAAAGAAGCTGATAGACTCCGTGAGGAATTAAAAGATTATAGCTCAGATTTTAGCGATAAGGCTAAAAAGGTAAAAAAAGATTTAGAGAAAAAACTGAAAAAAACAGAGGCTGAGCTTTTGGATATTGAAGAAGAGCTAGGAGCTTAATCTTATTTTCTAACCTTTAAATCCAATTACATATGTTTGGCGGAGTAAAAAATTATGTGCAAGACCAAGTAACCCTTGCAAAACTAGAAGTTGTAGAAGGGGCTGGCAAGGCTGCAGGAACCATTGTTGCTATTATATTTATGGCACTTTTTGGGCTGTTCTTTTTCACTTTCTTGGGTATTGCAGGTGCTTATTATCTTTCAATTTATTTTGAATCATACATCTATGGCTTTTTAGCAATGGCTGGCGTCTTTTTATTGTTACTGATTCTGTTTGCGATTTTCAAGAAAGCTATTCAGAATTTAGTAGCCAATATCATAGTAGCAGCTACCATGGGTGGAAAAAAAGTTAAGAAAAAATAATGGAGGAAATCAAATCACTTAAAGATTTAAGACGAAAAAAATTAGAACTGCAACAAAACCTAACACGAGGGCTCGATAATCCAATGAGTAATTTGAGTAATCTGCTCGGAGCGTTCAAAAATCAGAGAAAAACTAATAAATTGAATGCTTTGGCTCTTGGTTCAAGTAGCTCTAAACCTCAAAGAAATGAATTAATCGATGAGGGGGCTAAAACTATTCTTACATTTATAGCTAGCGCTGTAGTAAGTAGGTTTAAACTAGGAGTGATTCCAAAAATTATCGTAACCTCTGGAGTGGCATTAGCCACCCCTTATGTGGTGGATTTTGTTCAGAAGAAAATTAAAAATCGAAAAAACAAATCAAATTAATCTTTTGAGATTAATTAAACACAAAAAAACCGAGATTGAAAAATCTCGGTTTTTTTAATGAGTTAAAAATTAAATATTACTTCACAACACCTTTAATTCTTAAAATCTTTCTTCCATTTTCTACCGCATTGGATAAAACAGTAATAGATTTGTTGAAAGAATTTGGAATGCTGGTATTATAGCGAACTTTAATTTCCCCTTTTTTACCTGGAGCAATCACATCAGTTGGTTTTGGATACTCCGCAGCAGTACACCCACAAGAGGTTTGAACTTTTCTAATAATTAAAGGTTTGTCGCCAGTATTGGTGAATGTGAATACACGCTCACCATTTGATCCTTTAGCAACTTCGCCATAATCAATCGTTTCTTTTTCAAATGTGATTTCTTGAGCATTTGTAGCTACCAAGCCAACAAAAGCAAAAGAAACAGCAAATAATAACTTTTTCATATCTATTATTTTAAAATGCAAATTTAAGTATTTTTTTATAACTAATTTTAATCTTAAATTTGCGGTTCAAATAACATTATTCAAATAACATACCATTTTTATGGAAATACCATCTAAATACAACCCGAAGCACACCGAAGAGCGTTTATATAACTTTTGGCAAGACAACGGATTTTTTCATTCCGAGCCAGATGACAGACCAGCCTATACCATCGTGATTCCGCCTCCCAATGTAACTGGCGTATTGCACATGGGGCATATGTTGAACAACACGATTCAAGATATTTTAATCAG
This Ornithobacterium rhinotracheale DNA region includes the following protein-coding sequences:
- a CDS encoding pyridoxal phosphate-dependent aminotransferase is translated as MTKISNRALKMPESPIRKLMPYAKKAEKEGKKVFYLNIGQPDIDSPQCAIDALKNWQKNILSYTSSEGTQEYRDALSHYYNERNIPISADEIISTNGGSEALFFTFNAIADVGDEIIVPEPFYANYNGFANETDVKFVPVTSHIEDGFALPPIADFEKLITPKTKAILICSPSNPTGYMYSHEELEQLKDLALKHDLFVITDEVYREFSYEQEHTSIMHFPELAQNAIIIDSESKRFSMCGIRLGSVASKNKEFIANVLKYGQARLSPCVTSQKLGAVALNNAHEYLKEANAEYKKRRDFMVERLNQIPGVVCPKPTGAFYCAVQLPVDDAEKFAVWLLQDFAHNGNTVMFAPMQGFYFTPNLGKNQARLAYVLNTEDLKLALEALEVALKEYPNNTL
- a CDS encoding YtxH domain-containing protein is translated as MSKAKQTGTILGSLVIGALAGGIAALLLTPQSGEETREKLKKEADRLREELKDYSSDFSDKAKKVKKDLEKKLKKTEAELLDIEEELGA
- a CDS encoding phage holin family protein produces the protein MFGGVKNYVQDQVTLAKLEVVEGAGKAAGTIVAIIFMALFGLFFFTFLGIAGAYYLSIYFESYIYGFLAMAGVFLLLLILFAIFKKAIQNLVANIIVAATMGGKKVKKK
- a CDS encoding DUF1573 domain-containing protein, translating into MKKLLFAVSFAFVGLVATNAQEITFEKETIDYGEVAKGSNGERVFTFTNTGDKPLIIRKVQTSCGCTAAEYPKPTDVIAPGKKGEIKVRYNTSIPNSFNKSITVLSNAVENGRKILRIKGVVK